Proteins encoded by one window of Cydia fagiglandana chromosome Z, ilCydFagi1.1, whole genome shotgun sequence:
- the LOC134679432 gene encoding E3 ubiquitin-protein ligase LRSAM1-like, whose translation MGCSVSCVHRATMSLFGRHPSTSNDARVILERKLYLARESPEPDYDVSGCELRQVPSGIYSICKVYRKTHLHLQSNNLQSLEEGGQLSDLHLIQYLNISSNKFVSLPDTIRYLINLTELYIQNNCITYLPETIHFLKNLNILDVSNNRLKSLTPSLGKLKNLRKLSIIENKDLHHLCPELCFATNISLLELDGEHFTFPPADIASKGTTEIMKFLCHEMKIDYTPPLPLEHEFSAAPVIDSVKDTFDTGKTMSWEEQEAAITEQENKFHEAAKQQRERFLSQVLQDRLELDTEIAKVHEAKETERQRLIKAIQEDEKEIECLVKNFIQTDQLRPEVIQQQLAYDIAEHDRLLEITRQNYDNIKKADILTAMENLIKEDYFIQYARKEYDECIHNTKKSMLSHELQSVEKLEDLLKAKDQSRTNLVQQLLEDQDVQKAVVASLVERVDAKSWSLNQEISLISRHLARLSVIEQEKKKLHVACNYNDLLTQRMQLVTLLDDVLHQKNKRRIELIETLKEMENETDKTTDFWLKNYQKLIDFAPKTLLDVSKNLDPVLANYLLQEGVIHCLPFLVKFLFSDNNITDITSEKLIQCGISQSSDRDGIIRAINYYVATKTNSAFYSSGVSAVEPSAPSKSVIEDQNCTGVVSTTETENATVESECVVCMDSKCEVVFVPCGHMCCCHRCADQEMVCCPMCRANIERKIKVMVATSH comes from the coding sequence ATGGGCTGTTCTGTGTCATGTGTCCACCGAGCGACGATGTCGTTGTTTGGTAGGCACCCCAGCACCTCTAACGATGCCAGAGTCATATTGGAGAGAAAGCTGTACCTCGCCAGGGAGTCTCCCGAACCAGATTACGATGTCTCCGGCTGTGAACTACGACAAGTGCCGTCCGGTATCTATTCAATATGTAAAGTGTACAGAAAAACTCATCTCCACCTTCAGTCAAATAATTTACAGTCCTTGGAAGAGGGTGGTCAGCTTTCAGACTTGCACCTCATTCAATATCTCAATATCAGCAGCAACAAGTTTGTAAGCTTACCTGATACAATCAGATATCTCATCAACCTGACTGAGTTATATATACAAAACAATTGTATTACATACTTGCCTGAAACTATACATTTCTTGAAAAATTTGAATATACTGGATGTATCAAATAATAGACTTAAAAGCTTGACACCATCTTTAGGAAAGTTGAAGAATTTAAGGAAATTGTCAATAATAGAGAACAAGGATTTACATCATCTATGTCCAGAGTTGTGTTTTGCAACTAATATCAGTCTATTAGAGTTAGATGGAGAACATTTTACCTTTCCTCCAGCAGACATTGCTTCCAAGGGCACCACAGAGATAATGAAATTTCTGTGCCATGAAATGAAAATAGATTATACCCCACCCTTACCTTTGGAACATGAGTTTTCAGCTGCACCTGTAATAGACAGTGTTAAGGATACTTTTGATACTGGCAAGACTATGTCGTGGGAGGAGCAAGAAGCAGCAATCACCGAGCAAGAAAATAAATTCCATGAAGCTGCTAAACAGCAGAGGGAGCGGTTTCTGTCACAAGTATTGCAGGATCGTCTTGAATTAGACACTGAGATAGCTAAAGTGCATGAAGCAAAAGAGACTGAGCGACAAAGACTGATTAAAGCTATTCAAGAGGATGAGAAAGAAATTGAATGTTTGGTAAAGAACTTCATTCAGACTGATCAACTTAGGCCTGAGGTCATCCAGCAACAACTTGCCTATGATATTGCCGAGCATGATAGACTCTTAGAAATAACTCGGCAGAATTATGACAATATCAAAAAAGCTGACATCTTAACGGCCATGGAAAATCTCATAAAAGAAGACTACTTTATTCAATATGCACGAAAAGAATATGATGAATGCATTCATAATACAAAGAAAAGTATGCTCTCACATGAATTACAAAGTGTTGAGAAATTGGAAGATTTATTAAAAGCTAAAGATCAATCTCGCACAAATTTAGTCCAGCAACTTCTGGAGGATCAGGATGTGCAGAAAGCTGTGGTGGCCTCTCTAGTTGAGAGAGTTGATGCTAAGAGTTGGAGCTTAAATCAAGAAATATCTTTAATTTCTCGCCATTTAGCTCGGCTAAGTGTCATTGAACAAGAAAAAAAGAAGCTGCATGTGGCATGCAACTACAATGATCTACTGACTCAAAGAATGCAGCTTGTCACTCTGTTAGATGATGTTTTGCATCAGAAAAATAAAAGACGGATAGAATTGATAGAGACATTaaaagaaatggaaaatgagaCAGACAAGACTACTGATTTCTGGcttaaaaattatcaaaaattgaTTGATTTTGCTCCTAAGACATTATTAGATGTTAGTAAGAATTTAGATCCCGTGTTGgctaattatttattacaagaAGGTGTAATACACTGTCTGCCATTCTTGGTGAAGTTTTTATTTTCTGATAATAATATAACTGACATAACATCAGAGAAATTAATTCAGTGTGGCATATCACAATCTTCAGATAGAGATGGCATTATTAGAGCCATAAATTATTATGTTGCTACTAAAACCAACAGCGCATTCTACAGCAGTGGTGTATCTGCAGTTGAGCCGAGTGCACCATCAAAATCAGTAATAGAAGATCAAAATTGCACCGGGGTAGTGAGCACAACAGAAACAGAGAACGCAACAGTAGAGTCAGAATGTGTGGTGTGCATGGATTCAAAATGTGAAGTGGTGTTTGTTCCATGCGGGCACATGTGCTGCTGCCACCGCTGTGCCGACCAGGAGATGGTTTGTTGCCCCATGTGCAGAGCCAATATAGAAAGGAAAATCAAAGTCATGGTTGCAACATCacattaa